The following coding sequences are from one Paenibacillus sp. FSL R5-0912 window:
- a CDS encoding DUF7002 family protein: MKHSLIAAITKSPLRTSLYHFTRAKNLPAMATLDALYASSVLCPAHAAGVRRTTALQVQYAGQPVILNSHLRITPEAMDPDTTPEELRLCLDRHVFLWPTWRDCLAMAAMYSRREPGEVFAILKFDACELLAGQFDRIKLSKYDSGSSPRFPHRMSYRKSCGMLLPIAEFMSTAGPAIPTKPSEIKEVLVEGQISPLSRYLQTVYCSEPQLVPEIWQPVCQPLALTAH, translated from the coding sequence ATGAAACATTCACTGATTGCTGCCATTACCAAAAGCCCGCTCCGCACTTCGTTATACCACTTCACCCGCGCCAAGAATTTGCCCGCAATGGCTACACTTGACGCATTGTACGCCTCATCCGTATTATGTCCAGCGCATGCAGCCGGAGTACGCCGGACTACAGCCCTCCAGGTACAATACGCCGGGCAGCCGGTTATCCTGAATTCCCATCTGCGCATCACACCTGAAGCAATGGACCCGGACACAACCCCTGAGGAATTACGTCTCTGCCTTGACCGCCATGTCTTCTTGTGGCCGACCTGGCGGGATTGCCTGGCCATGGCGGCGATGTACTCCCGCAGAGAGCCCGGCGAAGTTTTTGCCATCCTGAAATTCGACGCCTGCGAGCTGCTCGCCGGACAGTTTGATCGGATCAAGCTGTCCAAATATGATTCTGGCAGCTCGCCCAGATTCCCGCACCGGATGTCCTACCGCAAAAGCTGCGGGATGCTGCTGCCCATTGCTGAGTTCATGTCAACAGCCGGGCCGGCGATACCCACCAAACCTTCGGAAATCAAGGAAGTGCTGGTCGAAGGACAAATATCACCGCTCAGCCGGTATTTGCAGACGGTCTATTGTTCGGAGCCGCAGCTGGTTCCTGAGATCTGGCAGCCTGTATGTCAACCGCTGGCTCTGACGGCACATTAA
- a CDS encoding PadR family transcriptional regulator, with translation MHNELAKQVIVLSTMDKVLKKYVPMTETAFYILLSLTIPRHGYGIIKHVDELSEGRLRLGSGTVYGTLTKMNKDGLIVVFADEERKTVYEVSDLGKAVMRAEISRLKELHRNAITSEEEFV, from the coding sequence ATGCACAATGAACTGGCGAAGCAGGTGATCGTGTTGTCCACAATGGATAAAGTGCTGAAAAAGTACGTGCCGATGACAGAGACGGCCTTCTATATTCTGTTGTCCTTAACCATCCCACGCCACGGATATGGAATCATCAAGCATGTGGATGAGCTGTCTGAGGGCCGGCTTAGACTGGGTTCCGGTACGGTATATGGAACTTTGACGAAGATGAACAAAGATGGACTGATCGTTGTATTCGCCGATGAAGAGAGAAAAACGGTGTACGAGGTATCAGATCTGGGGAAAGCAGTAATGCGCGCAGAAATCAGCAGATTAAAGGAACTTCACCGTAATGCCATTACCAGTGAGGAGGAATTTGTATGA
- a CDS encoding GntR family transcriptional regulator, giving the protein MKIINNSNSLNDVTYNKIREDIMNMTLEPGMDVSVQKLSERYGVSRTPVREAVVRLQQSGLVEIYPQRKTVVSKIDLQRVREEWFIRTSLESAVIDEFIRKCSELVADTMQELINKQKKYMDKKYFREFYFKDNRFHQLIFQTAGEELSWFTIEEVASHYNRIRLLYGKMEGVQPSDIDKHVKMVAATRKRDVEGMRKIVMEHSNTLLDRVQVMSKQYPQFF; this is encoded by the coding sequence TTGAAGATTATTAATAACAGTAATTCACTAAATGATGTAACTTACAATAAAATAAGAGAAGACATCATGAATATGACGTTGGAGCCGGGAATGGATGTCAGTGTGCAGAAGCTCTCTGAACGCTATGGCGTAAGCCGGACACCGGTACGGGAAGCAGTAGTCCGCCTTCAACAGTCTGGACTGGTGGAAATATATCCTCAGCGCAAAACAGTAGTCTCCAAAATTGATCTGCAGCGGGTCCGCGAGGAATGGTTCATCCGCACATCGCTTGAATCTGCCGTGATTGATGAATTCATCCGCAAATGCAGTGAGCTTGTAGCAGATACGATGCAGGAACTGATTAACAAACAGAAGAAATATATGGATAAGAAATATTTCCGGGAATTTTATTTCAAGGACAATCGTTTTCACCAGCTGATCTTTCAGACGGCGGGCGAAGAGCTATCCTGGTTTACAATTGAAGAGGTTGCCTCGCATTATAACAGGATCCGTCTGCTGTACGGCAAGATGGAGGGCGTGCAGCCATCCGATATTGATAAACATGTGAAGATGGTAGCGGCCACCCGCAAGCGTGATGTGGAGGGAATGCGCAAGATTGTGATGGAGCATTCTAATACATTGCTGGACCGGGTACAGGTGATGTCCAAGCAATATCCGCAATTTTTCTGA
- a CDS encoding DUF2812 domain-containing protein, whose protein sequence is MKRVFRPLWSYDLPKSEAWLADMASRGWMLAEWNLLLRQFTFRQSEPVQLTYQIGYAPSSQPYMSSYLAAEGWSKRLQQGKWTVYENDQQPSQIKAYPSRKDVLRRNHKISYIFMGILLYMLLIAMIPLIALGFSLTQDAPLQVQQSPMWAVTWAAAALAVILLVLAIYSIIKLRAASKVLISDYEDFKKTHEPQRPAGVTMKRLKLGWMYAPDRLEEWLEDKERLGWNLYKVGPGGTLFHFSQGSPRIMKYHADYQVIGDEEYFELHRQAGWDKVYSSSSSLQKWTLWSREELKRAEQPEIYSDPYHRLKHARKIAISYTALFLPMILLYSLNVTAFIDDMLQDGVTASRAWNTSLMFLCILLFGSFAGRTWLYYRRLKKL, encoded by the coding sequence ATGAAAAGGGTTTTTAGGCCCCTCTGGAGCTACGACCTGCCCAAATCAGAAGCCTGGCTGGCCGATATGGCTAGCCGGGGATGGATGCTGGCGGAGTGGAATCTGCTGCTGCGACAGTTTACGTTCCGGCAGTCTGAGCCGGTTCAGCTTACTTATCAGATCGGTTATGCTCCATCCTCCCAGCCTTACATGTCTTCCTATCTTGCTGCTGAAGGCTGGAGCAAGCGCCTGCAGCAAGGCAAGTGGACCGTCTACGAGAATGATCAGCAGCCGTCACAGATTAAGGCCTACCCTTCCCGCAAGGATGTCTTGAGGCGAAACCACAAAATCTCATATATTTTTATGGGAATACTTCTTTATATGCTGCTCATTGCAATGATTCCGCTGATTGCTCTAGGCTTCTCCTTGACCCAGGATGCTCCACTTCAGGTACAGCAAAGCCCTATGTGGGCAGTTACCTGGGCCGCAGCAGCCTTGGCTGTGATCCTGCTCGTACTTGCCATCTATTCTATTATTAAGCTCCGGGCGGCCAGCAAGGTGTTAATCTCGGATTATGAGGACTTCAAGAAGACTCACGAGCCGCAGAGGCCGGCGGGCGTTACAATGAAGCGGTTGAAGTTAGGCTGGATGTACGCTCCTGACCGGCTGGAGGAATGGCTGGAGGATAAGGAACGGCTGGGATGGAATCTGTATAAAGTCGGCCCGGGAGGCACCCTGTTCCATTTCAGCCAAGGCAGTCCACGTATCATGAAGTATCACGCCGACTATCAGGTCATTGGCGATGAAGAGTATTTCGAGCTGCACCGGCAGGCAGGCTGGGATAAGGTCTATAGCTCATCCTCTTCTCTGCAGAAATGGACCCTCTGGAGCCGGGAGGAGCTGAAGCGTGCTGAACAACCGGAAATCTACAGTGACCCGTATCACCGCTTGAAGCATGCCCGTAAAATTGCCATCAGCTATACAGCATTGTTTCTTCCGATGATTCTGCTCTACAGCCTGAATGTGACGGCATTTATTGACGACATGCTGCAAGACGGAGTCACCGCTTCCCGGGCATGGAATACTTCACTTATGTTCCTCTGTATCCTTCTCTTCGGCTCGTTCGCAGGAAGAACCTGGCTGTATTACCGGCGGCTTAAGAAGCTGTAG
- a CDS encoding hydantoinase/oxoprolinase family protein, which produces MGKMVRMGIDVGGTHTKAVAIDNETHEIIGKSSVKTTHDHERGVAAGVVKCFQNCLKENNIKPEDVVFVAHSTTQATNALIEGDIAQVGIIGMAKGGLEGWLAKRQTKLQNIDLGNSKEIKIYNSFINIKKMSEASVLQVIDDLKRQGAQVIVPSMAFGVDNGRPEELVYIEAEKKGIPTTMASDITKLYGLTRRTRTAAINASILPKMLDTANSTEQSVREAGVHVPLMIMRGDGGVMEISEMKKRPVLTMLSGPAASVMGSLMYLRASNGVYFEVGGTTTNIGVIKNGRPAIDYSIVGGHPTYVNSLDVRVLGVAGGSMIRANKSGVVDVGPRSAHIGGLDYSVFTDPDKIKGAKVEFFSPKPGDPADYVAIRLENGERVTITNSCAANVLGLVKPEHFSYGNVEAARRAMQALADYCGTTAEDIAKQIMEKAYAKIEPIILSLAEKYKLEKDQISLVGVGGGAASLIVYFSEKMGLKYSIPENAEVISSIGVALSMVRDVVERIIPSPSKEVIAALKMEAMNKAIQSGATPESIEIHIDIDPQTSKVTAIATGSTEVKTTELLKECDEAELRELAAKDMRISIDRTQLLEKTRYVSIFGEKVDKAGEAGAVRILDTKGFIKVQRGRAMALKTTAGDYLNAVKKLWEAMAVYQTELIARPDFYLCIGARVMDFTASDFEQLELLMDIEISTFEPDTEVIVVAANVKQS; this is translated from the coding sequence ATGGGTAAAATGGTTAGAATGGGGATCGACGTCGGTGGAACACATACAAAAGCAGTTGCCATCGACAATGAAACACATGAAATTATCGGGAAATCGTCCGTCAAGACTACGCATGATCATGAGAGAGGTGTAGCCGCCGGTGTTGTGAAATGTTTTCAGAATTGTCTGAAAGAAAATAACATCAAGCCGGAAGATGTAGTCTTCGTTGCACACAGCACGACGCAGGCAACCAATGCGCTGATTGAAGGTGATATCGCACAGGTTGGCATCATTGGCATGGCTAAGGGCGGCCTTGAAGGCTGGCTGGCCAAACGTCAGACCAAACTGCAGAACATCGATCTGGGCAACAGCAAAGAGATCAAAATCTACAATAGCTTCATTAACATTAAGAAAATGTCCGAAGCCTCCGTGCTACAGGTCATCGATGATCTTAAGCGTCAGGGAGCACAGGTGATTGTGCCTTCCATGGCTTTTGGCGTAGATAATGGCAGACCTGAAGAGCTCGTCTATATAGAAGCTGAGAAAAAAGGCATTCCGACCACCATGGCATCCGATATCACCAAATTGTACGGGCTCACCCGCAGAACGAGAACAGCAGCAATCAATGCAAGCATTCTGCCCAAGATGCTGGACACCGCCAATTCAACTGAACAGTCCGTAAGGGAAGCCGGCGTCCATGTACCTCTGATGATCATGAGAGGCGACGGCGGGGTTATGGAAATCAGCGAAATGAAGAAACGTCCTGTGCTTACGATGTTATCGGGTCCGGCTGCCTCAGTCATGGGGTCTTTGATGTATCTGAGAGCCTCTAACGGTGTGTATTTCGAGGTGGGCGGAACCACAACCAATATTGGGGTTATCAAAAATGGCCGTCCGGCCATTGACTATTCAATCGTCGGCGGTCACCCTACCTATGTCAATTCACTGGATGTGCGCGTACTCGGTGTTGCTGGCGGCTCCATGATCCGGGCGAACAAAAGCGGAGTAGTGGATGTCGGGCCCAGATCGGCACATATCGGCGGCCTGGATTATTCGGTCTTTACCGATCCGGACAAGATTAAGGGCGCCAAGGTGGAATTTTTCTCGCCCAAACCGGGTGATCCGGCAGATTATGTAGCCATCCGTCTGGAGAACGGGGAGCGTGTGACGATCACGAATTCCTGTGCTGCGAACGTGCTGGGCCTTGTGAAGCCGGAGCATTTCTCCTACGGGAATGTGGAAGCCGCCAGACGGGCGATGCAGGCCTTAGCCGATTATTGCGGAACCACGGCCGAAGATATTGCGAAGCAGATTATGGAAAAAGCGTATGCGAAGATCGAACCGATCATTCTGTCGCTGGCCGAGAAATACAAACTGGAGAAAGACCAGATCTCCCTGGTGGGAGTTGGCGGGGGAGCCGCTTCGCTGATCGTCTATTTCTCAGAGAAAATGGGCCTGAAATACAGTATTCCTGAGAATGCTGAGGTGATCTCGTCCATTGGTGTTGCCCTGTCGATGGTTCGGGACGTTGTTGAGCGGATCATTCCGTCACCTTCCAAAGAAGTGATTGCCGCACTCAAAATGGAAGCAATGAACAAAGCGATTCAGAGTGGAGCCACTCCGGAAAGCATCGAGATCCATATCGATATTGATCCGCAGACGTCAAAGGTTACCGCGATTGCTACGGGTTCCACGGAGGTGAAGACGACCGAGCTGCTGAAGGAATGTGATGAAGCGGAGCTCCGCGAGCTGGCCGCGAAGGATATGCGTATTTCCATCGACCGGACACAACTGCTTGAGAAAACGAGGTATGTCAGCATTTTCGGCGAAAAGGTTGACAAGGCCGGTGAAGCGGGTGCAGTGCGCATCTTAGACACCAAAGGGTTCATTAAGGTGCAACGAGGCCGGGCGATGGCCCTCAAGACAACTGCCGGAGATTACCTGAATGCCGTCAAAAAGCTCTGGGAGGCTATGGCTGTCTACCAGACTGAACTGATTGCCCGGCCGGACTTCTATCTGTGTATCGGTGCCCGGGTGATGGACTTTACCGCCTCCGATTTCGAACAGCTGGAGCTGCTTATGGATATCGAAATTTCCACGTTTGAGCCGGATACGGAGGTTATCGTTGTCGCTGCCAATGTCAAGCAGAGCTAA